tagcatgaacaaccctctacacaaaattgttctacattaaatttgaaataaaaaaggcccaatgcataacccttctaaaatgaacggttccaaagttacggaggtagtatagtataattcgtccaaaaaaaggcctaacccagacatccaaagtaaaagttttccttcaacactagattgttctatatggtccacatattgttcagtaaaaagttacacaattttgagcgtccggtttgggggggagattggggagaagtcggtaaattagtacttcttttacgtttttcgtcaatatttctaaaataatgctttagcgtaaggaatagTCTATAGAAAATTGTTCTACATgagatttaaaacaaaaaaggttgtatacataattgttataaaatcaacgtttccagagttacggagggtgaaaagtggaggttttcgatactttttatatttaccgatttcttcctcctctccccccccaaacccgacgctcaaaatggtgtgacttttttctgaacattatgtggaccatatagaacaatttggtgttggaggataactttcactttggatgtctgggtttttggtatagttatatcataaatattgcccaaaaaatataaaaagtatcgaaaacctcgacttttcaccctccgtaactctggaaccgttgattttataacaattatgtatagaacatcttttgttttaaatttcatgtagaacatttttgtatataacattgtttacgctaaagcatagttttagaaatattgacgaaaaacttccCCCCCATcaccctcccaaaccggacgctcaaaatggtataacttttttctaaacaataatgtggaccatatagaacattttggtgttggaggaaaacttttactttggatgtttgggttaggcctttttttggaccagttatactatactacctccgtaactttggaaccattcattttagaaagattatgtataggaccttttttatttcaaatttaatgtagaataattttgtatagagggttgttcatgctaaaccgcaaatattgacgaaaaacttaaaaaactacgaatttgccgatttctcccccctctccccttcccccaaacccgacgctcaaaatggtgtgacttttttctggacattgtgtgcaccatatagaacaatttggtgttgaaggataactttcactttggatgtctgggttatgccatcttttggatcaactgtaCTATAGTATAAGgcaaacaattttaaaaataaaaaaatatttataacaccTTAACCTAAAACGATGATTGAAAACTACCATCTATGGACACATACGCGTAGTCTGGAACGTCTATTAAACTTCTAGGTGCAAATTTAGAAAATTTCTTTCTAGGATCGGACGATTCGGACCTAAATGTGGATGATTGTGCTGCATCTGCTTTTTCTAACTCTTCCGTGACGTCTTCCGCCTTTTCGTCTTTATTTTCTAGTGACAATTCCTCAACTGTGTGAACTACTCCATCGATCTCATCTACGTCATCATCGTTTAATTCATCCTGAAATAAACGTATACCGTTTACTAATCACTTAAAAACTTATTATTAATATTGATATTGGATtaatactattattattaatGCTATAGGCGAATTATCCCATAAAGGAAGGCGATAAGCAAGATAAAAGTTCTTTTTAGTGTTATTTTCAAACTTGTGCGATCTTAAAAGGCCAGTCTTGCTGCTGAACTAGGCAAGCCCATGTCTCGGTTTCCTACTATTTTCCATTATTTCCTGTTTACCACTTTagtttccaatttaaaatttcAAGTTCTTCTATAAATTTTTCATCATCCTTTTTCCACCTGGTTTTCGGCTTACCTTTCTTCTGCTTTCCGTCTATTCGTCCCATTAGTATTCTTTTGGGTTGTCTCGTATTTTTCATCCATCGCATATGTATTCCGTTCTCCATACATTTGTTTCTAGTTCTATTTTT
This genomic window from Diabrotica virgifera virgifera chromosome 1, PGI_DIABVI_V3a contains:
- the LOC114326431 gene encoding uncharacterized protein LOC114326431, whose amino-acid sequence is MTDAENLSENVRVSIEDDKKEERGHNKSNKKEECQTEVAEDNIIKDELNDDDVDEIDGVVHTVEELSLENKDEKAEDVTEELEKADAAQSSTFRSESSDPRKKFSKFAPRSLIDVPDYAYVSIDGSFQSSF